The Chroicocephalus ridibundus chromosome 3, bChrRid1.1, whole genome shotgun sequence genome has a segment encoding these proteins:
- the LYRM2 gene encoding LYR motif-containing protein 2 isoform X1, producing MAAAGPRPPGEGWTVTAAAGEAELCVMAASRLPPGALSLKQFLRRQQVLQLYRKILRAIREVPAEADRHYLKDWAREEFRRNKDATEEDAIRMMITQGNMQLQELQRTLRLAKS from the exons ATGGCGGCCGCTGGGCCCCGCCCGCCCGGGGAGGGCTGGACGgtgacggcggcggcgggagaggcGGAGCTGTGCGTCATGGCCGccagccgcctcccgcccggcgcCCTCAGCCTGAAGCAG ttCCTGAGGCGGCAGCAAGTCCTTCAGCTCTACAGGAAGATCCTGCGCGCCATTCGCGAGGTCCCCGCCGAAGCAGACCGCCACTATTTAAAGGACTGGGCCAGGGAGGAGTTCAGGAGAAATAAAGACGCTACAGAAGAG GATGCAATCAGGATGATGATTACGCAAGGCAACATGCAACTTCAGGAACTTCAAAGAACACTTAGACTGGCAAAATCCTGA
- the LYRM2 gene encoding LYR motif-containing protein 2 isoform X2 codes for MAAAGPRPPGEGWTVTAAAGEAELCVMAASRLPPGALSLKQFLRRQQVLQLYRKILRAIREVPAEADRHYLKDWAREEFRRNKDATEEVVAT; via the exons ATGGCGGCCGCTGGGCCCCGCCCGCCCGGGGAGGGCTGGACGgtgacggcggcggcgggagaggcGGAGCTGTGCGTCATGGCCGccagccgcctcccgcccggcgcCCTCAGCCTGAAGCAG ttCCTGAGGCGGCAGCAAGTCCTTCAGCTCTACAGGAAGATCCTGCGCGCCATTCGCGAGGTCCCCGCCGAAGCAGACCGCCACTATTTAAAGGACTGGGCCAGGGAGGAGTTCAGGAGAAATAAAGACGCTACAGAAGAG GTTGTGGCCACGTAA